In one window of Helianthus annuus cultivar XRQ/B chromosome 17, HanXRQr2.0-SUNRISE, whole genome shotgun sequence DNA:
- the LOC110924045 gene encoding uncharacterized protein LOC110924045, whose protein sequence is MNSIPLNKGLATRVNLRRRIVDITTVMCSFCDEYEKSVDHLFTACSVAIRVWAAVSAWCNIPPIFAFEFKDLLDIHNSLQMGKKAKKLILGLVIISCWCIWKCRNELVFKQSRRSLQDILAEIKSRGFGWVKNRSSCKNISWKERCKYPMYML, encoded by the coding sequence ATGAATTCAATTCCACTTAATAAGGGACTTGCTACTAGAGTTAATTTAAGAAGAAGAATCGTGGATATTACTACGGTTATGTGCTCTTTCTGCGACGAGTATGAAAAATCTGTGGATCATTTATTCACGGCTTGTTCGGTGGCTATTCGGGTGTGGGCGGCCGTCAGTGCGTGGTGCAACATCCCCCCGATCTTCGCTTTTGAATTCAAGGATTTACTGGATATTCATAATTCTCTTCAGATGGGTAAGAAAGCGAAAAAGTTAATTCTTGGGTTGGTGATTATTTCGTGTTGGTGCATTTGGAAATGTAGGAACGAGTTGGTTTTCAAGCAGAGCAGGAGAAGTCTGCAAGATATTTTGGCTGAGATTAAGTCTAGAGGATTTGGATGGGTTAAAAATAGATCTTCTTGTAAAAATATTAGTTGGAAAGAGCGGTGTAAGTATcctatgtatatgttgtaa
- the LOC110921120 gene encoding transmembrane protein 230, with protein sequence MTSRRNINYTRLAVDEDNVGREGTFDPRFDMSAESFDKVPWKSIALALFLLFFGCVLLLLSLFIFTGHMGGDRSQAYGLFGLGTLTFLPGFYETRIAYYSWRGAKGYRFAAIPG encoded by the exons ATGACGTCTAGACGGAACATTAATTACACTCGACTGGCTGTCGATGAAGACAATGTTGGTAGAGAAGGCACATTTGACCCTAGGTTTGACATGTCAGCAGAATCATTCGATAAAGTCCCATGGAAGTCCATTGCGCTTGCACTTTTTCTTCTCTTTTTTGGATGCGTGCTTCTACTCCTTTCATTATTCATCTTCACAGGCCACATGGGCGGTGACCGGTCGCAAGCGTATGGCCTGTTTGGACTTGGGACACTCACCTTCCTCCCAG GGTTCTACGAGACACGAATTGCATATTATTCATGGAGGGGTGCAAAAGGGTACCGTTTTGCAGCCATCCCTGGTTAG